One genomic region from Yersinia canariae encodes:
- the licT gene encoding BglG family transcription antiterminator LicT: MQIAKVLNNNVVIILDQHGQEQVIMGRGLGFQKHPGELLDNTLIEKVFALKDNELVSRLSELLSCIPLEVVITCDCIITLATSKLGKLQDNLYISLTDHCFYAIERHKQGLDISNGLLWEIRRLYPKEFALGCEALQIIEQRLGVPLREDEAGFIALHLVNAQLNGEMPEVMRVTKVMQEILHIVKYQFKLEYDENGLSYHRFVTHLKFFSQRMLERNGVTSDDDSLHDAIKDNYAEAYRCAGKIQQHIKLQYRQDLSKEELMFLTIHIERVRRECFSLPD; this comes from the coding sequence ATGCAAATCGCTAAAGTTCTTAATAATAATGTGGTTATTATTCTTGATCAGCATGGTCAGGAACAGGTGATTATGGGCCGAGGTCTTGGCTTTCAAAAACACCCCGGCGAGCTGTTGGATAACACATTGATAGAAAAAGTGTTTGCACTGAAAGATAATGAATTAGTCTCGCGATTGAGTGAGTTACTGAGCTGTATTCCATTAGAAGTGGTGATTACATGTGATTGTATTATTACCCTGGCGACGTCTAAGTTGGGTAAGCTACAAGATAACCTCTATATTTCGCTCACTGACCACTGTTTTTATGCTATTGAGCGCCATAAGCAAGGTTTGGATATCTCGAATGGATTGCTGTGGGAAATTCGCCGGCTGTATCCAAAAGAGTTTGCGTTGGGCTGTGAAGCTTTGCAAATTATTGAACAGCGGCTCGGGGTGCCATTGCGCGAAGATGAGGCCGGATTTATTGCGTTACATTTGGTCAATGCGCAACTCAACGGCGAAATGCCCGAAGTGATGCGCGTCACGAAGGTGATGCAGGAGATTCTGCACATCGTAAAGTATCAGTTTAAATTAGAATATGACGAGAATGGGCTGAGTTATCATCGCTTTGTAACACACCTGAAATTTTTTTCGCAGCGAATGTTAGAACGCAATGGTGTTACCAGTGACGATGATTCTTTACACGACGCAATAAAAGATAATTATGCCGAGGCTTATCGCTGCGCCGGTAAAATTCAACAGCATATTAAATTGCAGTATCGGCAGGACTTGAGCAAAGAGGAATTAATGTTTTTGACTATTCACATTGAGCGGGTACGTCGGGAATGTTTTAGCTTGCCAGATTAA
- a CDS encoding LysE family transporter encodes MDEIHVIILTVGLFVLTFINPGANLLVVVQTSLSSGKNAGLLTGLGVALGDALYSGLGLFGMAALIAEGGALFSAIKIGGGLYLIWYAYNMVRHRQELHMGVCNIATLSATPWYVYFRRGLLTDLSNPQTVLFFISIFSVTLTPTTPTWAKLVAWLGIVFASVLWRSLLSMAFSRPAVRRAYGKIQHLLSGIIGVAVGAFGLRLIYEGITRR; translated from the coding sequence ATGGATGAAATTCACGTCATCATATTAACCGTCGGGCTATTTGTACTCACGTTTATCAATCCCGGCGCTAATTTGCTTGTTGTGGTACAAACCAGCCTCAGCTCGGGTAAAAATGCCGGTTTACTGACTGGGTTAGGTGTGGCTTTGGGCGATGCGTTATACTCTGGGTTGGGGCTATTTGGTATGGCCGCATTGATTGCTGAAGGAGGAGCACTGTTCTCAGCAATTAAAATCGGTGGCGGTTTGTATCTAATTTGGTATGCCTACAATATGGTGCGCCATCGTCAGGAACTGCACATGGGGGTCTGCAATATCGCCACTTTGTCAGCCACTCCTTGGTATGTTTACTTCCGTCGTGGCCTGCTGACTGATTTATCAAACCCGCAAACCGTGCTGTTTTTTATTAGTATTTTCTCGGTAACCCTAACGCCGACAACACCAACCTGGGCCAAATTGGTCGCCTGGCTCGGCATTGTATTCGCCTCAGTCCTCTGGCGGTCACTACTTAGTATGGCCTTCTCTCGCCCTGCGGTCCGTCGCGCTTATGGTAAAATTCAGCACCTATTAAGTGGCATTATCGGAGTCGCTGTAGGGGCTTTTGGCTTGCGTCTCATTTATGAGGGAATCACTCGTCGCTAA
- a CDS encoding carbohydrate porin: protein MKPILYLTRQMNSAAFYLLTSTILLSSPAFSEGLTGSGEYIEQSTPQWQGIALGFEPQQEGLLGDMLGIRPILSEHGFNYSLGYLSQLSYNAGGGYNHNKQASYIDQFSLTFQQDLELYTSIPDAVIEGNIVNRNHDNNLTRDRLQDPRVNITDLSQESFGGQSITRLGWLTFARSFAEQKLHWRIGLMNKVQDFDQVIPCDFQTLGLCGGKSANSLTWFNWNVHYWGTTLQYKLTDGLTLKTGILEQNPDAPSRGRAWSWSTKGSKGILLPLELELKTNTFQDLPGIYNLGLLYTNAEQRDLYNGVSGAPGATDPDGYRYHNNTWFFYGGFNQQVTKHQDDANRGLSVFYSMSLADQRTNYMHYAASTGIRYRGLFDSRPQDWLGLGVSMVKLSDYYRDNQRYQNQINNVSDYANPRYSPVPGHSITAELYYRFRVTSWLELQPDLQYWHSPAGVSQTQDAWVTGLKTVITF from the coding sequence ATGAAACCAATTTTATATCTGACTCGTCAGATGAATTCTGCTGCATTTTATTTACTGACCTCGACAATTTTACTCTCCTCGCCAGCATTTAGCGAAGGTTTAACGGGCAGCGGTGAGTATATTGAACAGTCAACACCACAGTGGCAGGGAATAGCATTAGGATTTGAACCACAGCAAGAAGGATTGCTGGGAGATATGTTGGGTATTCGGCCTATTCTATCCGAGCATGGCTTTAATTACTCACTCGGTTATTTAAGCCAATTATCATATAACGCCGGTGGTGGTTATAATCATAATAAACAAGCTTCTTATATCGACCAGTTTTCATTAACCTTTCAACAAGATCTCGAGTTATATACTAGTATTCCTGATGCTGTCATTGAAGGAAATATTGTTAATCGTAATCACGATAACAACCTGACACGCGACAGACTACAAGATCCTCGGGTCAATATAACTGACCTGTCACAAGAAAGTTTTGGCGGCCAATCTATCACTCGCCTGGGTTGGTTAACTTTTGCCCGCAGTTTTGCCGAGCAAAAGCTACATTGGCGCATTGGTTTAATGAATAAAGTGCAGGATTTTGATCAAGTTATTCCCTGCGATTTTCAGACGCTAGGATTATGTGGTGGTAAATCTGCAAATTCACTGACTTGGTTTAACTGGAATGTCCATTATTGGGGGACTACGCTGCAATATAAACTGACTGATGGTTTAACCTTAAAAACCGGGATTTTGGAGCAGAACCCTGATGCACCAAGCCGTGGTAGGGCATGGAGTTGGTCAACAAAGGGCAGTAAAGGCATATTATTGCCACTGGAACTGGAATTAAAAACTAATACATTTCAGGATTTGCCCGGTATTTATAATCTGGGGCTTTTGTATACCAATGCTGAGCAACGAGATCTTTATAATGGAGTGTCTGGAGCACCCGGTGCCACTGATCCCGATGGCTATCGCTATCACAATAATACCTGGTTCTTTTACGGCGGTTTTAATCAGCAAGTCACAAAACATCAAGACGATGCGAACCGTGGCTTAAGTGTGTTTTACAGTATGTCACTGGCAGACCAACGGACGAATTATATGCACTATGCCGCTTCTACAGGTATTCGATATCGTGGTTTATTTGATAGCCGACCACAGGATTGGCTGGGGCTCGGGGTCTCAATGGTTAAACTGAGTGATTATTATCGGGATAATCAGCGCTATCAGAATCAAATTAATAATGTTTCTGATTATGCCAACCCTCGTTATTCCCCAGTGCCGGGGCATTCTATTACTGCGGAGCTTTATTACCGTTTCCGAGTGACGTCTTGGTTAGAATTACAGCCAGATTTACAATATTGGCACTCTCCGGCTGGGGTAAGCCAGACTCAGGATGCCTGGGTCACCGGCTTAAAAACGGTCATTACCTTCTAA
- a CDS encoding DmsA/YnfE/YnfF family dimethyl sulfoxide reductase, which produces MNNYKRPIAGSLSRREFIQTSAAVTGAAAIAGSITLPFSVQAAPEQTASTNKETIKYSACLVNCGSRCPLKVHVKNGEIIKIANEAIYDDSTFGEHQIRPCLRGRSVRWKTYNPDRVKYPLLRVGKRGEGKFKRISWDEATTIVADNLKKTIEKYGNEAIYYQYGSGSTGANLQGRNACKRMLSLLGGFLDQHGTYSTAQINTVMPYIYGNADETLLDEIKNSDLVVMFGHNLAETRMSGGGQYIEAVHALSKSKAKVIIIDPRMTDSVTTLNAEWIPIYPGTDAALVAALGYVLIKENMADENFLKEYCVGWDAGTLPVSAPANSSYKDYILGHGIDGVEKTPEWASEITGIAPTRIIQLARELGNARAAWISQGWGIQRSANGEQSARAIMMLPLMTGNIGRAGTNTGAWGGNVKYPVPGFSIPNPVKTAIPCFMWTDAIFRGTEMTAKNAHVKNKDKLDTNIKFMWNYASNVIGNQHSDLNKTHRILQDESMCEFILVWENHMTSSAKYADLLLPDVTSVESNDLIDNSYASGAYHYVTRLQNAIEPMWECRPSYDVLAEIATKCGIGEAFTEGHSQQEWIEISYNKMREKNPALPPFEQTNDKGIIDRIYADSSQYIALKDFRDDPQNHPLKTPSGKIEIYSEALATLGKEWQLTPGDRITAVAEYCPTFEGVSDVETLRTYPLQMTGFHVKGHCHSSYYNVAMLREAVPHQFWMNPIDANARGLQQDEMVEIFNDRGRIRMAVKITERVLPGVITVPQGAWRNLNKEGIDIGGCINTLTTLRPSPLAKGNPQHTNLVEVKRA; this is translated from the coding sequence ATGAATAACTATAAAAGACCTATCGCCGGCTCACTGAGCCGCCGCGAATTTATTCAAACATCTGCCGCAGTGACAGGGGCTGCGGCAATTGCCGGTTCAATCACTCTCCCTTTCTCCGTACAAGCTGCGCCAGAACAGACGGCGTCAACAAACAAAGAAACTATTAAATACAGTGCTTGTCTGGTCAACTGTGGGAGCCGCTGCCCGCTAAAAGTACATGTCAAAAATGGTGAAATTATTAAAATTGCTAATGAGGCAATTTATGATGATTCCACATTTGGCGAGCACCAAATTCGACCATGCTTACGTGGCCGTTCGGTAAGGTGGAAAACATATAATCCTGACCGGGTAAAATATCCCCTGTTACGAGTGGGTAAACGCGGTGAAGGTAAATTCAAACGAATCAGTTGGGATGAGGCCACGACTATTGTCGCTGACAATCTCAAAAAAACCATTGAGAAATATGGCAACGAAGCTATTTATTATCAATACGGATCAGGTTCTACCGGTGCCAATTTACAAGGCCGTAATGCCTGTAAAAGAATGCTAAGTTTACTCGGTGGTTTTTTGGACCAACACGGCACTTACTCCACAGCGCAAATTAATACCGTAATGCCTTATATTTATGGCAATGCCGATGAAACACTACTGGATGAAATTAAAAACTCAGATTTAGTGGTTATGTTCGGCCATAATTTGGCGGAAACACGCATGTCAGGTGGCGGGCAGTATATAGAAGCTGTTCATGCACTGAGTAAGAGTAAAGCTAAAGTTATTATTATCGATCCACGGATGACCGACAGTGTTACCACCCTCAATGCCGAATGGATCCCTATATACCCGGGTACCGATGCTGCACTGGTCGCTGCATTGGGCTATGTATTAATTAAAGAAAACATGGCGGATGAGAATTTCCTGAAGGAATATTGTGTAGGTTGGGATGCCGGCACATTACCTGTTTCGGCCCCGGCAAATAGCTCATATAAAGATTATATTTTAGGGCATGGTATCGATGGCGTAGAGAAAACGCCGGAATGGGCCAGCGAAATAACCGGTATTGCGCCAACCCGAATTATCCAACTCGCCCGCGAGTTAGGTAATGCCCGTGCAGCCTGGATTTCCCAAGGTTGGGGTATTCAACGCAGTGCCAATGGTGAACAATCTGCCCGCGCTATTATGATGTTACCGTTAATGACTGGAAATATCGGACGAGCAGGAACTAATACCGGCGCATGGGGCGGGAATGTCAAATATCCTGTTCCGGGATTCAGTATTCCCAATCCAGTCAAAACCGCCATTCCCTGTTTTATGTGGACTGATGCTATTTTCCGTGGCACTGAGATGACGGCTAAAAATGCCCATGTTAAGAATAAAGATAAACTTGATACCAATATTAAGTTTATGTGGAATTACGCCAGTAATGTGATAGGAAATCAGCATTCTGATCTGAATAAAACTCATCGTATTTTGCAAGATGAATCAATGTGTGAGTTTATTTTAGTGTGGGAAAACCACATGACCAGTTCTGCTAAGTATGCGGATTTATTATTACCGGATGTCACTTCCGTTGAATCAAATGATTTGATTGATAACTCTTATGCCAGTGGGGCCTACCACTACGTAACACGACTGCAAAACGCCATTGAACCGATGTGGGAATGTCGCCCGTCTTATGATGTTCTGGCCGAAATTGCCACCAAATGCGGTATTGGTGAAGCTTTTACCGAAGGCCATTCCCAGCAAGAATGGATTGAAATCAGTTATAACAAAATGCGTGAGAAAAACCCGGCATTACCCCCTTTTGAGCAAACCAACGACAAAGGTATTATTGACCGCATCTATGCTGACAGCAGCCAATATATCGCGTTGAAAGACTTTCGTGATGACCCACAGAATCACCCGTTAAAAACACCCTCGGGCAAAATCGAAATCTACTCTGAAGCCCTTGCCACGCTGGGAAAAGAGTGGCAATTGACACCCGGTGACCGCATCACCGCCGTCGCCGAATATTGCCCGACTTTTGAAGGTGTTAGTGATGTCGAAACCCTGAGAACTTACCCGCTACAAATGACGGGTTTCCATGTCAAAGGCCATTGCCACTCCTCTTATTACAACGTGGCAATGTTGCGCGAAGCTGTACCACACCAATTCTGGATGAACCCGATTGATGCCAACGCCCGCGGGCTTCAGCAAGACGAAATGGTTGAAATTTTCAACGATCGGGGCCGGATCCGTATGGCCGTCAAAATTACCGAGCGGGTATTACCCGGCGTTATCACTGTACCGCAAGGCGCATGGCGCAACCTCAATAAGGAGGGCATTGATATCGGCGGATGTATCAATACCTTAACAACATTGCGCCCTTCACCATTAGCGAAAGGTAACCCGCAACACACCAACCTCGTTGAAGTTAAACGCGCATAA
- a CDS encoding DUF2127 domain-containing protein: MLNMKNRFERNNLFGEKNIHAVFEVSLLLKAILAIMEIMAGILTFFVTPQLLLNLLHRVTQVEFIEDRGDVVANYLLHAAQSLSISSLHFAAFYLLIHGIVKLWVIIGLWRKKLGYYPVAIVIFSLFIVYQLYRYTFTHSVLLILITVLDVVVIVLTVLEYRQLRLEQKKKQIRPL; this comes from the coding sequence ATGTTGAATATGAAAAACCGATTTGAGCGTAATAATCTCTTCGGGGAAAAAAATATCCATGCTGTGTTTGAAGTCAGTCTGCTGCTGAAAGCTATATTGGCTATCATGGAGATTATGGCGGGCATTTTAACCTTTTTTGTTACTCCCCAGTTGTTACTTAATTTACTGCATCGTGTCACTCAAGTTGAATTTATCGAAGATCGGGGCGATGTAGTTGCCAATTATTTGTTGCATGCGGCGCAAAGTCTTTCCATTAGCAGTCTGCATTTTGCTGCATTTTATTTATTAATTCATGGGATTGTTAAGCTATGGGTCATTATTGGATTGTGGCGCAAAAAACTGGGTTATTATCCAGTGGCGATAGTGATTTTTAGTTTATTTATTGTCTATCAACTCTATCGTTATACCTTTACCCACTCAGTGCTTTTGATTCTGATAACGGTGTTGGATGTGGTGGTCATCGTACTGACTGTATTGGAATATCGACAGTTACGCCTGGAGCAAAAAAAAAAACAAATAAGACCTTTGTAA
- a CDS encoding glycoside hydrolase family 1 protein, with amino-acid sequence MKHAFPDNFLWGGAIAANQVEGAYLTDGKGLSTSDLQPYGIFGGIIPRVSGDSYIKDVAIDFYHRYPQDIALFAEMGFKCLRISIAWTRIFPQGDESQPNEAGLAFYDRLFDEMAKYNITPLVTLSHYEMPYGLVKNYGGWGNRKTIGFFEHYARTVFQRYQHKVKLWLTFNEINMSLHAPFTGVGLEQESAKSEVYQAIHHQLVASAKAVAALHQIIPDGRIGNMLLGGLMYPLTCKPADVLETLQQNREWLFFGDVQVRGYYPSYMARYFKQHNISIEITAEDKVALKETVDFISFSYYMSGCVTADEELNRKARGNILSMVQNPHLASSEWGWQIDPDGLRILLNELWDRYQKPLFIVENGLGAKDSPDTNGNIEDDYRIEYLNDHLVQVAEAIEDGVEVMGYTSWGPIDLVSASKAELSKRYGFIYVDRDDSGHGTLERRRKKSFYWYRDVIQSHGETLKR; translated from the coding sequence ATGAAACATGCATTTCCAGACAACTTCCTGTGGGGTGGCGCTATTGCTGCAAATCAGGTAGAAGGGGCTTACCTCACTGATGGAAAAGGACTATCCACCTCTGATTTACAACCATACGGTATTTTCGGTGGCATTATTCCTCGTGTCAGTGGCGACAGTTATATCAAAGATGTAGCTATCGATTTTTATCACCGTTATCCGCAAGATATCGCACTGTTCGCCGAGATGGGATTTAAATGTTTACGAATTTCTATTGCCTGGACTCGTATTTTTCCGCAAGGCGATGAATCGCAACCGAATGAAGCCGGCCTGGCATTTTACGACCGGTTGTTTGATGAAATGGCGAAATACAATATTACGCCATTGGTGACTTTATCTCATTATGAAATGCCTTATGGGTTAGTGAAGAATTATGGTGGCTGGGGGAATCGTAAAACAATTGGTTTCTTTGAACATTATGCTCGCACGGTATTTCAACGTTATCAGCATAAAGTCAAATTGTGGCTGACATTTAATGAGATAAATATGTCACTCCATGCGCCCTTTACTGGTGTTGGGTTAGAGCAGGAAAGTGCTAAAAGTGAAGTCTATCAGGCGATTCATCACCAGCTAGTTGCCAGTGCCAAAGCAGTTGCAGCATTACACCAAATTATTCCTGATGGCCGCATTGGTAATATGTTATTGGGAGGGTTGATGTATCCATTAACCTGCAAACCTGCCGATGTATTGGAAACATTACAGCAGAATCGCGAATGGCTATTTTTTGGCGATGTACAGGTGCGTGGTTATTATCCTTCTTATATGGCGCGTTATTTTAAACAACATAATATTAGTATTGAAATTACGGCTGAAGATAAAGTGGCCTTAAAAGAAACAGTCGATTTTATTTCCTTCAGTTATTACATGAGTGGTTGTGTGACCGCTGATGAAGAGTTAAATCGTAAGGCCAGAGGTAATATTCTTAGCATGGTTCAAAACCCGCATCTTGCCAGTTCTGAATGGGGATGGCAAATAGACCCCGATGGCTTGCGTATTCTACTAAATGAATTATGGGATCGTTATCAAAAGCCGCTATTTATTGTTGAGAATGGGCTGGGAGCAAAAGACAGCCCGGATACCAATGGTAATATTGAAGATGACTATCGCATTGAATATCTCAATGACCATTTAGTTCAGGTTGCTGAAGCTATTGAAGATGGTGTTGAGGTCATGGGATATACTAGTTGGGGGCCGATTGACCTGGTGAGCGCTTCAAAAGCTGAATTATCCAAACGCTACGGTTTTATTTATGTGGATCGTGATGATAGTGGCCATGGCACATTGGAACGTCGCCGCAAGAAGAGCTTTTATTGGTATCGTGATGTTATTCAGAGTCATGGCGAGACACTAAAACGCTAA
- a CDS encoding ABC transporter ATP-binding protein, giving the protein MSTLELQQIGKSYQSVTVLDGIDLQIKAGSRTAIVGPSGSGKTTLLRIIAGFETPDSGTVILQGNPVFDSATHVPAHKRGVGFVPQDGALFPHFTVAGNIAYGLKGNKQDKTRRVDELMEMVALDRRLAQLWPHEISGGQQQRVALARALAQRPVLMLLDEPFSALDTALRASTRKAVAELLAQANIASILVTHDQSEALSFADQVAVMRAGKLAHVGPPQELYLRPVDEPTATFLGETLILSAHIDAGWADCALGRVRVDDAKRRGQARIMLRPEQVSITPLPADHHYPAHCLAKVIDIDFAGFISTLTLSIIEHDEIVEIKTISREGIHVGLQVDLTIVGQAHIFAD; this is encoded by the coding sequence ATGAGCACGCTTGAACTTCAACAAATTGGTAAATCTTACCAATCGGTCACGGTCTTAGACGGGATTGATTTGCAGATTAAAGCTGGCAGCCGAACGGCAATTGTGGGGCCATCCGGTTCAGGTAAAACAACTTTACTGCGCATTATTGCCGGTTTCGAAACACCGGATAGCGGCACGGTGATATTGCAGGGGAATCCCGTATTTGATAGCGCAACTCACGTGCCAGCCCATAAAAGAGGGGTTGGTTTCGTCCCGCAAGATGGCGCGCTGTTCCCACATTTTACTGTGGCGGGCAATATTGCTTATGGTTTAAAAGGCAACAAACAGGATAAAACTCGGCGGGTTGATGAATTAATGGAAATGGTGGCATTGGACAGGCGCTTAGCTCAACTTTGGCCACATGAAATATCTGGCGGCCAACAGCAGCGGGTGGCGCTCGCCAGAGCACTGGCACAACGCCCGGTGCTGATGTTATTAGATGAACCATTTTCAGCACTGGATACGGCCTTGCGCGCCTCAACCCGCAAAGCGGTAGCGGAGCTGTTGGCGCAAGCGAATATTGCCTCCATTTTAGTCACCCATGACCAAAGCGAAGCACTGTCGTTTGCCGACCAAGTCGCAGTTATGCGCGCAGGCAAACTGGCCCATGTCGGCCCACCGCAAGAACTTTATTTGAGGCCAGTTGATGAGCCGACCGCCACGTTTTTGGGTGAAACGCTAATTCTTTCGGCCCATATTGATGCCGGATGGGCCGATTGCGCATTAGGTCGGGTCAGGGTTGACGATGCAAAACGCCGTGGACAAGCACGTATTATGCTGCGCCCCGAGCAGGTCAGCATTACCCCTCTGCCCGCAGACCACCATTATCCAGCTCACTGCTTGGCTAAGGTTATTGATATTGATTTTGCTGGTTTTATTTCGACGCTCACTCTATCTATTATTGAGCACGACGAAATCGTAGAAATCAAAACTATCAGTCGGGAAGGTATCCATGTTGGCCTGCAAGTTGATTTAACGATAGTGGGTCAAGCTCATATTTTTGCTGACTAA
- the bglF gene encoding PTS beta-glucoside transporter subunit IIABC, translating to MQYTTVASEILAGVGGKSNINSVVHCATRLRFKLKDSSRADAQALKKNPGVIMVVESGGQFQVVIGNHVSEVYQALLQQAGLSDGDENEHQPGTQKENLLSHCIDIISGIFTPLLGILAASGILKGFLALSVVCGWLQPTSGSYMILFAASDSLFYFFPLVLGYTAGKKFGGNPFITMAIGGALVHPLMLAAFNATGQPNAAEVYFLGIPVTFINYTSSVIPVILAAWVSCRLEKGFNRVLHSSIKNFFTPLLCLAITVPATFLLIGPLAIWLSHLLATGFQLIYSAAPPIAGGVLAGIWQICVIFGLHWGLVPLMINNMSVLGYDAMLPLLLPAVMGQVGATLGVFLRTRDAKMKVLAGSAFTAGIFGITEPAVYGVTLPSKKPFVFGCVGGAIGGVIVGYSQTHVYSFGLASIFSFAQIIPTTGIDASVWGAIIGTLTALIFAAISTFFFGLPAPLAVPEIERLSQPSSITENHQGGGEVIFSPISGQLLALTNVNDTTFASGLLGAGIAIIPQSGRVVSPVNGVVASLFKTHHAIGIESDSGTEILIHVGIDTVKLEGQYFTAHVNVGDRVNIGDLLLEFDCADITAAGYDLTTPVIISNSEDYQDVLPAKGASITEQAPLLTVIR from the coding sequence ATGCAATACACGACAGTTGCCAGCGAGATCCTCGCCGGAGTAGGAGGCAAGAGCAATATTAACAGTGTTGTCCACTGTGCTACTCGTTTGCGCTTCAAACTTAAGGACAGTTCACGGGCAGATGCACAAGCGCTTAAAAAAAATCCGGGCGTTATTATGGTGGTGGAGAGTGGTGGGCAGTTCCAGGTTGTTATAGGGAATCATGTCAGTGAGGTTTATCAAGCATTATTGCAACAAGCCGGTTTATCCGATGGTGATGAAAATGAACATCAGCCAGGAACTCAGAAAGAGAATTTACTCAGCCATTGTATCGATATTATCTCGGGCATTTTTACTCCGTTACTCGGAATATTAGCTGCATCGGGTATTCTTAAAGGTTTTTTAGCACTGAGTGTTGTTTGCGGTTGGTTACAGCCTACCAGCGGCAGTTATATGATTTTATTTGCGGCCAGTGACTCACTATTCTATTTCTTTCCATTGGTATTAGGCTATACCGCCGGTAAGAAATTTGGCGGAAATCCCTTTATTACCATGGCAATTGGTGGTGCTTTAGTACATCCCCTGATGCTGGCCGCATTTAATGCAACAGGGCAACCGAACGCGGCGGAGGTTTATTTTCTCGGTATTCCAGTCACTTTTATCAATTACACCTCATCAGTGATCCCTGTCATATTAGCAGCTTGGGTCAGTTGTCGATTAGAAAAAGGATTCAACCGAGTTTTACACAGTAGTATTAAAAACTTTTTCACCCCATTGCTGTGTCTGGCGATAACTGTCCCGGCAACCTTTTTATTGATTGGCCCGCTGGCAATCTGGCTTAGTCATTTATTAGCCACAGGCTTTCAGCTTATTTATTCTGCAGCACCGCCTATTGCTGGTGGAGTATTGGCGGGAATATGGCAGATTTGCGTTATTTTTGGTCTGCATTGGGGGCTGGTTCCATTAATGATTAATAACATGAGTGTATTGGGTTATGACGCTATGTTACCGCTGCTATTACCGGCAGTCATGGGCCAGGTGGGGGCCACGCTTGGCGTTTTCTTACGTACTCGAGATGCAAAAATGAAGGTGTTGGCTGGTTCGGCATTTACCGCTGGCATATTTGGTATCACTGAACCTGCTGTTTATGGCGTGACATTACCGTCGAAAAAACCTTTTGTATTTGGCTGCGTTGGTGGGGCAATCGGGGGTGTTATCGTCGGTTATAGCCAGACTCATGTTTATTCATTTGGTCTGGCCAGCATATTTTCTTTCGCCCAGATAATTCCCACAACCGGTATTGATGCGAGTGTATGGGGCGCGATTATTGGCACCCTGACGGCATTAATTTTTGCCGCGATTAGCACGTTCTTTTTTGGTCTGCCAGCCCCTCTTGCTGTACCAGAAATTGAACGTTTATCTCAGCCTTCATCTATAACAGAGAATCATCAGGGGGGGGGTGAAGTCATATTCAGCCCTATCAGTGGCCAATTACTGGCATTAACCAATGTCAACGACACTACGTTTGCCAGCGGTTTATTAGGGGCCGGAATTGCCATTATTCCGCAATCCGGACGGGTTGTTTCACCCGTTAATGGTGTCGTGGCATCCTTATTTAAAACCCATCATGCAATAGGTATTGAGTCCGATTCCGGTACTGAAATTCTTATTCATGTCGGTATCGATACCGTCAAACTCGAAGGTCAATATTTTACTGCTCATGTCAATGTGGGTGACCGAGTGAATATCGGTGATTTACTACTGGAGTTTGATTGTGCGGATATTACTGCTGCAGGTTATGACCTGACGACCCCTGTGATTATTAGTAATAGTGAAGATTATCAGGATGTTTTACCTGCTAAAGGGGCATCTATTACAGAGCAAGCACCGTTATTGACCGTGATTCGTTAA